The Ipomoea triloba cultivar NCNSP0323 chromosome 13, ASM357664v1 genomic interval ATGAGAAACAATGTCTATTATCGTTGTCTTTTTGGAAAAGCAGGGTTTAGTTCTGTTTTTGAAAGTGCATTACACCAAGGCACTAAAATTGCAGTGAAGCAATAATTCATTTATGGCGAAAGTGGCAACAAGAAGAAGCATGGATCACGCTAATTAAACTGTGATATATTAGGAAGTTATTAATAGTAAGTGATTTGCCAAATACCTTGTGATATGATGATATCATTAGTCATTACTTTTCATAAAGAAGATTTAAGCTTTTGGGTTGACATATTGTTGAATAGATCTTATAAATAGATTAAAATATACTCAATAAAATATACTCCGCATTATATAGTACCTAAAACATTCTTTAGACCGTATAAATGTACATCTATATTATCCCTCCtggataaatattttattttactttctgTTACATgttttggaggaaaaaaaaaaaaaagaaaaaaaaaaagaaaaaagaagaaagatacTCCGTATCATATGCTGTCTGCTTTTAATAAATGAACCCCCTCCCCCATtattaaaccttttttttttccttccaagaagaaaacaaatactccgtattaatctttttttcccCTCTTGAAGGgagcaaaacaaaaataaataagtacatATAAATTTAGAGTACAAAAcatcaataaaatttgaatgaaaaataatttaaatctccggtataaaaaaaaatcaaatcaacgATATAAAAGTGAAGCCGTAAATCATTATGATAAGTTGCATTTTAATTATCTTTACTTAcatttgactcttattattaatttttttcatcctATCCTATCTtgtaacaataataattggCATGCAATATGTAATAAATATGtatactattttatatatattcaacgaTATAAATCAAAATGCCACATGTTTCATGGAATTTGTTGACATTAATATCTCCCAATAATTGTTGCACCTAATTCCTGGCTCCATATAGTACTATATACAGTAGATTAATTAAAGTCGGTGCCACTCAAGGCCATATTATCCTTCCAATaagataaaaacaaataaacaattcattaaaaaaatgtgacTTTTGGTTaggtatttttatatattattatcaattCTAACTTTAATtatcttatttgtttatttttatttactattccAATGTTGGATTCAAATCTTTCCATAATCATGAAAGACATTCTAACATTCCTCATGTTGTTCTCAACTTttgattattgaaataaaaaataaagaaggaaaagaagagggaaaaaaaaaatcatccttCAAACATTCTATGAAAGTTTAACACAAGCACATgcatatgcatgtatgtatcaTGTTTGccactattttttttcaatttatctATCTTGATTACGATTTCTTTTTACCGTCAAACAAAGATattagttttattaaaatacatttcaattactaaatatttaatttcaattacaaTTCCGATTCTAGTGTTTGAACCGAATACCTCCTAAAATACATGCTATGTGTATGTGTTTGCAATTCATGttggaaaaaatattaaaaatgacattataAGTGAGTATTTTGTGGTACGGATAATGGatgaataagaaattgattctcaaaataaactcatttgagttggaaaatgaatGTGGAAATGATAAGTAGCATTTGTCTCATATTGAAAATACAAGTGGATTTGcacaactatatatacaagcTAAGAGCCTTTTAGaaaaagtttgaattgtatagcaaaTATGCTCTTTCCTACGCCACGGCATAAGTTATGCCGACTTTCCAAAAATATTTGCCAACATTAGCCATTGTCCAAGTAGTAACCCTTTAGACCTTGACTGCTCGGTTGGAGAAATTACGTAAGTAGTAAATTTTGAGTCCTCTTTTTGTAACTTTTTGGGTACTCTTCGTGAGTACTGTACGAGCACTGCTCGAAGCTAAGGTACGATTCGGAGTATCGTTTTGCAGTGTATTAATTATGATCCTaatgaaattaattttgaattaatttcaattttaaatattagaattaagTTTTAGGTAAACGCTTGTCGGTTTTGAAGGTTACACATACTGGTTTTAAAATCAGTGTAAATGCCATGATAAATGCTATTTAATCCCTTCTCCTATATAAACCTTAGTTGAGCGGCAAATTTTAGTACCAAgaaaattagctactcatgttTTTCTTTGCAGAAAACTATGTTCTTCCTTCTTCCAAATTTATTGTGTTCAAATCAGTGTTCTAGTTCGTCGGGTTCAAAATGTTTACAATGACCGGAGGAGGTGAACTCAGTCACCCCCGCAACCTGACACAAAAACAGCCTCACCAAGCTAAGAGCTTTCCGAATACTCATCGCTTCCGCCTCCTTAACACTGAAACTACCAACTCAAACCACGGCTTTGGCTGCAATAAATCTTCCTTCATCATCTCGAATAATCCAACCCATACTCATGACAGAATTGTTTAAATCCATGGCTACATCCGTATTTAGTTTTAAACGCCCATATTGGGGTGGATTCCACTGCTCTGTATCATGTATACTTTGAGCTCTTGGATCATCAAAACCATTAACATACTTCCTACTGTTCCACATAGATAGAGTTGCGTGCAACATAACATGCATGTCATAAGGGGTACCCTTCCAGACAAAGTCATTCCTACTACAccataagttattttttaaaacagaaCGTATGGTTCGTGTGGATGTGTCCACACTTTTTACAGGATAGGTGTTTTCATGTAAACCCttctatatgtgtgtatatataatttaaaattactttttaaaaattattcaattaaccTGGCGGGTTTCACGAACCCGGCTATTGACCATACACTAGGCGCAACAATACTATTGATACCACATTTCCCATTTTAGCCTTGTCATATTCTCCTGCATGCAGTcgttttcttaattaatatttttaataattaatgtcTCCACTCTTAATCACATTCACCAAATTGTAACGAAAATGACATCTTTCGACCAAGACAAACAgtattcaaatatttatatcTACATATGATATTATTGTATGAAactatgaattaattaaatatttgcaACATTTTTGTCATGTTTTGGCTAaatagtttattaaaaaaatttaaattttttacttaAGGTTCTTTTCCAGCTCAAAACCAATGGGTATATTCATTGTAGTAACGCATAACACTCTTAAATAAACGAAAGCAACaacttcttttttaaaaaaatacttttacataAATTAACTATAGATTCCAACTATACGggggtggtgggttcgagcctcatctatttaataattaaaaaaatttgaaggtCAAATAAATTCTTGAACTAtttataaaaagtaaattgcactgttaaattataaaaagtttCATATTAGTGCTCAAACTCttaaaaaaagtgcaattagaacTTTTTTGCATATAAATTACTTGTTATGGCATATTATGTTGATGTGATTTCATCATGTaacttttttggtttttttaaaCATGGATGCCACGTGCAATGCATGTCAACGCaacttataattttctttaattttatttaaataaaaaatatattttttttaaaaatttaaatagtatACATCACTCCATGTatacaaagaaaattaaaatgtaaaagttaCATCAACATTATAACCTGCAACAATATGCacttataaactatatatatgtaaaaaagtTCTAATTGCCCTttaaaataaccaaaaaaaaaaaaaaaagagtttggaGACTATAATGTGAAAACTTTTGTAATTTAAGGGTGCAATTGACTTTTCTTACCTAGTTTGAAATGTTATTTGACCATCCTTCTATAAACAATACTCAACGTCCTAATTTATGTGTCTAATTTAATTACCGAGATTTGGTTGGACTTAATTTTAATTCagtttttataatattaagtttaatactagtatataaaatttatatatttagaaaatacatCAAAAAACTATCAATCAtaccaaaaaatcaaatttaaaataattaaaaatactaaaaaaaaaataaacaattaaaaagagttggtttgacacTTTGATTCATGAATATTAAACatgacaaataaaatagaatataggGGTAGTAACTATGGTCACTCTAAAAAGTAGttctgcaaatatatatatatatatatatatataatacatctGTGATAACAATAGATACAGTGTTagcaaatattatattatatatataggtaggAAGAAAAGGCAATGATGGTAACAGAGCACATAAAGAGCTCCTCTCATCACTCTGCACAGACAATGGCTTCCACTACACTACCACTACCATACAATTCTACTCCGGCACACCAAATTCTAGTCCCCACTGACAAAACTGTCGGCACCGCCATCTctccgccaccgccgccgcaGTCGTCTCTCTCTTCCTCGCCGTCGCACTCTTCCACCTCATCATTTGGATCCCTCTCATTCCAGGATTGCCAGTCGAGTCCCCCGGCCACGCCGCTCCGCTCCCAAGGCGGCGGCGTACCATTTTCGTGGGAACAAATCCCCGGAATTCCCAAGGAATCCATCGCCGGCGACACCAGCCGTCACTCCTCTTCGCTCAGCCTCCTCCCATTGCCGCCCTGCTCCGCCGATCCGGTCAAAAACCGGCCGCCGTCGCCGAAAAAGCTGCTTAGCTCCAGCTTCCGTAACGACCCGTTTTTCGCGGCGTTAGTTACGTGCTCCAAAGACGACGACCGTTATGCCGAAAAGAACGGTAATATATGGAAGAGCGGCTCTAAGGTCACCAGAAGCATTAGCGACCGGTTCGGCTTCATAAGCTTTTATGCTTCGTGCAAAACAACATGTGCCGTTTCCGAATCCATTGTCTACTTCCCAAGATCAAGAAACTACGATCATCAACTCCTCAACCGCCGTGAGCGCCGGTGAACATCCGGTCAGTCCAACACTCATGTCGTTGAATATATAAGTTAGAGGGTTTGTGCCAATTAGCTATGAGTAACTCAGTCTGGTTTGGTAAGGTTGCaatgttatgtgttatgtttACTtgcagggccggattttagggcgtgcaagatgtgcgacCGCACaaggccccaaaattttggaagCCTTTAGTCCAGCTCTGGCCTAATAGTTAgtttatgtatttgtgattatattgacacaaaattaagttttttgcaTTGTTCTCTTTGCaacttttcttcaattcgcactTTATTTATACATAGGGTCTCACTTATTTACCGACACAGGGCCACGCAAATCAAAAAACCGGGCCTGTTTACTCAGAACACACCATCGGACCAGCTACATATTTCCCAAGaaaccaaacaatatatataacttacaaataataatatcaatcttgcaatagttttttattttccacATCAATAGCTAGTGCCCCGGCCCCCTGGCCCGACTTGAATTGTCTGAGCTTGAGCTGTGtattttttgttgaatatgataatattatattcccaGTTGATCTTAGGGTGTTgtacttctttctttctttctttttttttttttttttttttaatgaatggTGTATGATGGATCGGAGTTAATTACTTGTAACGTGAGGACAAGTCATCAACCTGTCCAAATTCCATAAGATGTGTAAATCTTACAGTGAAAAGTTTTATTTAAATTGTGTTTTctttcataatttattaatatattttaggtTCAATTTTCGATCGATTTGGTACTTTTTGGACATAAGGAACCGGACAACAAGTGTGTCTGAATGTTTTCATGTATATACCTaaatatatttgtgtgtatataaataCATCCTTTCTGGATTCCATGTGATGCTTTCAttaaatttttgaataaaagtTCGCATTATGAACCCCAtgtgaaattaaattttacttaaaaGTAATTCCATATAAAACTCTCAACTTAACCGTCGTTATTTTGGAGttaacataataatatcttatatttaaaaatataaaaaattacactttgtCTCTTAGTTATGAGTTTTATGACCATTGTATAAATTTAGTACATAAGTTATTTAGATGCGGATTTagcattttaattattattaaattgataGATTTGATCTCTTCAGAGACCAAATCAGTCACTTTATTGAGTGACCTACATATTGGttgtgaattttattttttgaagggTCAAATCTAATCtatcaatttaataataataattgaaatactAAATCTACATTTCAAATAATTGAAGAACTAAATCTACCATTGGTCACAACTAGGAGactcttaaaaatatttatcaattagAGGAAATCATCATACAACATACTAAACTTTCCGTAAGGGATGATTTGATCTAGACAATTAGTCTTAGGGTTGGGTTACCCAGGTCCATAGGAGAGTCATGACGGACCGAAAAGAGTTGGCTACAATGTGAGTAGGTGTGACCCAATGGTTGtcacatacttttttttttgtcaatgataaataattgagtgtgtatttttatacataattaattattgtaataGTCAACATgcgtataaaaagaaaataaaaaagggtgGTAAGGGATGATTTGATCTAGACAATTAGTCTTAGGGTTGGGGTAAGGGATGATTTGATCTAGACAATTAGTCTTAGGGTTGGGTTACCCAGGTCCATAGGAGAGTCATGACGGACCGAAAAGAGTTGGCTACAATGTGAGTAGGTGTGACCCAATGGTTGtcacatacttttttttttgtcaatgataaataattgagtgtgtatttttatacattttttgtcaatgataaataattgagtgtgtatttttatacataattaattattgtaataGTCAACATgcgtataaaaagaaaataaaaaagggtgGTAAGGGATGATTTGATCTAGACAATTAGTCTTAGGGTTGGGGTAAGGGATGATTTGATCTAGACAATTAGTCTTAGGGTTGGGTTACCCAGGTCCATAGGAGAGTCATGACGGACCGAAAAGAGTTGGCTACAATGTGAGTAGGTGTGACCCAATGGTTGtcacatacttttttttttgtcaatgatAAATAATTGAGTGTGTATTTTTATACATNGAGAGTCATGACGGACCGAAAAGAGTTGGCTACAATGTGAGTAGGTGTGACCCAATGGTTGtcacatacttttttttttgtcaatgataaataattgagtgtgtatttttatacataattaattattgtaataGTCAACATgcgtataaaaagaaaataaaaaagggtgGTGTTGAAACAATGGGGCCTATGGAGAATAGAGAAAGATCCACACACTCACATAATAATGCAcaatatacatgcatatataggtTAAAATGGATGGGGTTGTCTTGTGAAGGGGGTTTGGTGGAGTTTTCAACAAACATATGAATATTCTTACCAAAAGTTTGGTATATATCTAGCCAAATTAAATGAAGTTCAAAGTGAAATAATTTGAAGTCATTATTATATGCGTTGATTTCTATGAATTGAATCACTTTTCTAGCTTTGTATGTAGTCTAGGTTATTTAGATGGGGGATAAAAAGTTGCTACTTTAATTTGAGTACTTTGAGTATGTTTTTAAATACTAGTGAATGTGAGGGGGGCTATCTACTTATCTAGCTACTAGAAGATTTGCATGGGTttccattttttaaattatactcTACTATGTGTGTGTACAAACACataataagtatataatatgatttaattttggtGTGAATGCAAGATTAGAAACAAAATAATATGATTTTGGTGCGAATGCAAGCTAagattaaaaacaataaaaatggtTTTAATGAAAATTACAATAACATttctagtaataataatctaaaaacaagAATGAAGTATTTAATGAAGGGTATAattaaccttcattcacacttatgtttttagattagataatatatatacattgcattatgcttttccttttcttttttttttttaaattattacttaattGGAAGTTGATGGATTAGTTTTCACGGAATGTATGTgcaatttttatatactatctTATAACCTTCTTAAACTTAAGtaggtgtattcaatcatgactttcatagaattttaaagacttttatgaactttaaaagtttggaggtattcaattcaaacttttagagagtatttaaaagtcatgcggtattcgatcaagatttttaaaaagtttttaaaagtcatgtggtattcaattaaaacttttaaagaatttttaaaactcatgtggtattcaaaaagttatgaatttgtaagaactttttaattttagaacttcgtcatgtggtattcaattaaaacttttaaagagtttttaaaactcatgtggtattcaaaaagttatgaatttgtaagaactttttaattttagaacttctgtagacttttgtatacttttccttctcaaatataaatagttgaaatccaacccccaaccccaagatttcaaaattttctttctaccaactCTGAaggttttctctctctctctctttaaactttaatttttttttctccttatttaaaattttaaactttataaaccttatacctaaattcaataaattattttttcttcattatcctatattttcttcatacctaaactctaccaatttttttctctctcctaaactttacaagcttcctctaaaaattcaaaataatattatttttatttcattgttgcttgtatatatattttgatttttttctatgaactttttatccctaacttctaaactttttctcctaaatacatgaacagagtaaattttttatCTATCATCGTCgatttttactatatgtttcataatattcatatgtttattcgtaatataatttttcttttttctttttaacaacatgctattacgaatagtgaactattgttcgcaatagcaatttTAGGCTACAAAAAGaagcaccttgttgttgttagcagtcacatattgttattgcaaataatagctctttgaTTTATGCCTagtagtatatcaaatataatttatatatatattattaattttttttatgcaacaagtaattatatatattttttaaaaatataaatttctcaagaaaaagtaattatattttcaaatattttatttgaacaattctataactataaattttagtgtttaatattgttatgaattgcttatgaaagtttgtaaggatgtattcaattcaatttagaattttaatgacttttgtagactttttaaaataaaaaagttgataaaagttaaTGCAAGTTTTTTTAtatagacttttatagagtcgtacaaagttttaaaaagttttaaacgactctatgaaagtcaataaaagtttattaaaatctatcattttaaaagtttttaaaagtagagttaatacccattttggtcccttgactatagcgtaatacttgattttgtcccataaaattaaaagtacccaattaagtcctctaacttgtgaaatatactcaatttggtccttTGTTACAATTTCCATCCATCAGCCGTTAAAAATGGGGGCAAAATCat includes:
- the LOC116002910 gene encoding uncharacterized protein LOC116002910, which codes for MMVTEHIKSSSHHSAQTMASTTLPLPYNSTPAHQILVPTDKTVGTAISPPPPPQSSLSSSPSHSSTSSFGSLSFQDCQSSPPATPLRSQGGGVPFSWEQIPGIPKESIAGDTSRHSSSLSLLPLPPCSADPVKNRPPSPKKLLSSSFRNDPFFAALVTCSKDDDRYAEKNGNIWKSGSKVTRSISDRFGFISFYASCKTTCAVSESIVYFPRSRNYDHQLLNRRERR